Below is a window of Arabidopsis thaliana chromosome 2, partial sequence DNA.
aaCTGCCCAAATTCCTAAttaagttttaagaaaacagtctattttgaaaatttcccaaatatattattatcacATAATATGTCAATATGTgtgtaattttgtattatttgtttgttatatactTTGAGGCAAGATGCCAAATCCTACCTGAAATGCTAGTGCTGTGGACTCACCTATTTAACTTGACCTAAGTCGAACGCACGTTGTATCAATattctctcattttctctatCTAACTAGTAGTAACGTTATGGAAGTAAACAGTTGGTTCTTAATAGCACAAGTACTTCGTTTGTCCGTCTGTAGAACAAAAGGCGACGATGTCAGAAGAAACTTAGATGTGACTTTGtacccacaaaaaaaaaaaacagatgtgACAGAAATATTTAAGAGGACAAGATTTTCACGTTTTTCTAAAGATTCTCGATCGACCCGAAACAATAATGGACAATGAGtaagaaattatgaaaaatgttTGAGTAACAGTTTTTAAACATATGAAGTTTTCAATTCTTAATCGTTTGTTATGTGGTTGTGAATTAcagtaaattaattaaattaatacGGATCGGTAGAAACTCTCAGTTAcgtaaaataatattatgttGCCACGTCAAGGATTAGACAGAAGATTTGCTTAAATCTCTAGCTGATGCCCACATGTACGTGGTAGGGTATGCATATCTAATATTAATTGAGAAATCAGTAAAtccaaataattaaattaaaaaaaattgataacaaatcttttaaatgattattatataaatatagataattCAGTTTGTTACCACTTGAATGGATAACAGATCTTTCAAGTGCTAGAAATGGATCAGAAACACCCATAAAACTAGACCGATAAACTCTTAATTGATCAattaaaccccaaaactgAGCTGTgtaaacaaattcaaatagGAAATCATGTAAGAAAAAGGTAGACGAAGTCCAATGAGagatttatcaaatataatcGGAGGAGATTCAGCGCAAGAATGAAGTACGTCAACAACCAACCGGTGTTGAAAAGTGTTTCGCTGTTTTGCTCTTCAATCGTATTTGTGAgacttttttttggataaagtCAAGTGCTTGATATAGAAACGGCGTCGTAATACTTAAATTAGCagcaaaacagagaagtgCTAATAGGTGAGAAATTAAATCTTGTGGAAAGGTGATAGGAGGAAACAAATGTGGTACGTGAGGGAATAGACGAGATCCTCAGAAGTCAGACCTCAGACAGACCACATACCGGTTCAATCACTATTTTCTGTTCATTGTCATTTGACTCAAAGTCAACCGAAAACTAAACCGGTTTACCGAAATCATTGTCCCAAACAGTCGATATATTCTCTGTTTAGGTGTAGCCAATACAACTGCAATATATTCATTCTGTATTTGAATGAATCCAAtaatttcatctttttttttgcatctttaGTCCTCTTAATTAGACAATTATTATTCTCCCATGGTAGTTAGCAATTCTATGACATTGTTGCTCTGAAACATAATGGACAACAAATGAAACTGCTATACGTTAATTACTCCTCCATGAAAAACATTTGTGCCGATACCGTTAAGTTAGACTGTTTCTACAGctgttcttctttgttctcctTGCTTGCTTATAGTAATGACTTCATGATCAACATTATCCTTCCCGTTTCCGCTTAGTTCTAGCTTTGGTTGTGCTGATTCGTCATCTAATTGCAGCGTGgaattatatttgtaatctTTTCCTTTGCCCCATATCACAAGGTATAATCCTGCACATATAACTACAGCACCAAGAACCCTGCCatagaaaaagtttttttattacctCCTTTCAATCTTGGTGTTTAAAACTCGTTTTAGATGTTGTTTGTGTCTTGCTTACCTTCCAAGGTACATTTGCTCAGCAAAGATGATGGTCGACATAATCGCTACTATGATCATACAAAGAGGACTGAAAGCTGTCACAAACACAGGACCTCTGGTTTTCATCACCACTCCTCCAACGTAGTAAGCCAATGCTGAGCACACTATCCCCTGCATCCATTTTATATTCCAACAATTTTAAGTTATCAACATATATGGTGTAGTCCATGAAATCACTAGTCTACTGAGATATGTATGCTTACACTATAGGTGGCTGTAAGAAGTTTAGTGTCCCAACCAATGGCCCATGCGCTGGGATTTCCTTTCTCCATCACTAATGCCACGGCGGTTCCTTCTATTGTCCCCATAAGACATATCCATGCTGTGAGAGAGAGCTCAGCAGGGTAAGTCCTTAATGTTATCGCCTGAAAAACATTGATTCATTGTCAAAATTGATCCAtaagtgtttttttatatattttttgtttgccttACTTGGAGAATCATGAAACATGCATAGCTAAAACAACCAATCGTGACCAATACTGCGCCTTTGATGGCGCTATGAATGTCGGTCCCAGCTGTGTTATGTGCAGAGACTCCTTTGGTCCAAAACAGATCGAGAACTGGGCCTTTGACAAGTGTCATGATCATGGCTCCTCCAACAGTAGCCAATGTTCCAACCACCTTACCCGTGCTCCTAATGCACCGTAGCTTTACTCTTTCGAGGCCAAATATATAGGCAAGGACGAAAGTGATTGCGGGTAGGACGTTGTACATGGCGGTTGCAAATGTAGCTGTCGTATATTTCATCCCGAGATAGTATAAGTTCTGGTCGATCACTGGCCTGTTATGACAAGAGacatgaaatgaaaatttatcagattcaactttgaaaaatttaaacagaatgaagatgaagaaaaataaaatattactcGAGTAAACCAAGGAGTGATATCTTGAAGAATATCATCAGTGTCATCTTCGGTCTCACCTTCCTGATTTGTTTTACATCATAACCATACATTACATTAGAACGTCGAACcattaccaaaagaaaaaaaaaaaagaaaaaaaaaaattccaaccaaatcattattttatttttattagggACATTGGATTATATGAGAATcgttgtaagaaaataatatttgagaatcatctaaactaaaaattaatttcaataaaaaaggaaaaattgaTTAGGACAAATATTCTCCATGGATAGATAACTAGAATCATTTCAAATTAGTTACGTACAAATCTGTGTAAATATTACTGGATTACAGTCATAATTAATTGCAGAAGCATACACACATTTTGATTACGCACTAAAAATTGAattagtgtttctttttgtaaagaGACACTAAAAAAGTAAGGACTCACATTCAGTGCATGACATTGGCAGAAAccacacaaaaaccaaatataaaacGGTTACAagtcttttgtcttttaacaTATGAGTGACCCTTTCTTATCATATATTACGTCAAAAGCATCATGGTTTCTTTTTGCTACTCTCATCTTTTCAAGCTTCAAACACTAAGCATCactcacaaaaataaattagacaACGTAACActcaataatatattaaatgattattcatgtttttgatataatcTGTTTTGTAGAATATGgtcacaatttttattttattttgcgTTTGCACACCctgaaaactcaaaacacaaaataataatccTAGCTAGGCAAACTAATTTCATCAGAATATATCAAACTAGCTAGGTTGATATTCTGTTGTCATGGCCTTGAATCTACCtacttaaacaaaacattttactTATGTTTATGAGTTGGTACATATGTAAAGAAGGGAAAGTAGAGTGTACTTGTCGAAATAGAAGGCGAACGGGGCCATAACGATGGTTGCAACGGCGTGACGGTAAACAACAAGGACGTAATTGCTCATGCCTTTGTTTAGAACAGCCTTTGAGAGAATATCCATTCCTGCTAGCCCTACTTGCAACACTACCATTGAAATGAATGGCCTTGCCTTCTCCATACAATCCCTCTTCTTTACTTCCTCCATCACTTAAGAGCAATAATCTCCCTCTCTAGTTAGCGTAGAAGTAATAGATATAtggagagttttttttaaaaaattgatatgAGTTGTTATGATTGTCTTGGCTATCTCTCTTTATATAGAGCCAAAGTTAAAAGGATGTGATGTGATGTGAACATTCTTCTCTCTACGTAAACTTATTAGTGTAAATAAATATGCgtgtaaattttctttttttcctttttgttatGTATTTTGAGGCTACTTTCCAAACCGTACCCTGAAATCATGGGACTTATTTCTTTACCTTATCAACAAAAAGACATAGAAATTTGTATTTGATCGTCACATAACCGaactaattaaacaaaatacagaGTGCCGTGGATTCGCAAATTTCATCAAAGTCGAACGCTAGTATCACTATCTCTCATCTGATTGATTTTCATGATAATAACATTGTATATATGTTACCATCATGTCAACTACCATCATGTATTTCCGCATAAAAAATgtattgttaaaaatgtatcaTCCGTTTCATATTACttgatgtttggttttttttttttttttgttgtttcattttgtatgatgttttaatttttcaatgtaaattttactgtctttttttattgtttttaattctttcTATTCTTCTATTTACTTTTTCACTGGTTGAACTTTTTTAgatatgtaaaaataaaattttagtataagAGAGatataatttcttaatctATGTACAAagactttatatattatttaaaatgagCCGAGAgagtatatatcaaaaaaaaaatattgacgTAAAtgctaattttatttattagattattaaaacatagaaaactGAATGATTTGTGAACCATAGGGCATAGTTTAAGAATGATTTGATAAATACCAATTACAACACAAATTAGGCCTCTAATCCAAGAGCTTGTCTGTATTGgaaattagagaaaatttTAAGTGGtgtttcatgatttttttctgtgtgtgtgtgtgtgtaaaaCAGTATATATGATATTGTGCCGTTTTTTGTGAAATACAAGAGCTGTTACTCAGAATAAGAGttgtataatttgtttttcatcatttatataagaaaaataatttgtaaattattccAAGCCCATTCACTAATGTTCCATATATGTATCTTCGCCTAACTCCAGGAGAGGTGTTGATGAATCGAGTTCTTTCCAAtctataaagtataaaaatgaACTAATGATTAATGAGTCACGATATACCGACACTGTTGGGTAGAGTGATCATTGGTTAGATTtgctttttttcctttttaattaggttattttgtaatttattttagttcaTGGAATATTTATTGATGTAAGTGCGTATAATCGCCAATATTTTGGGTCCTTTGTACTGTTTCCATTGTGCCACTTAGTTTCTGGTGGAAtcactttcattattttcttccatataattttgttatagaaAAAGGAGCATCGGTTCTCTATCAATAGAACGTTTTTGATTCATTATTCTGCACTTGGAAGGTATGAATATTCACGATATAAGACGtatatcaaatttaaagttgttttttttttggtgagtcAAATTTAAAGTTGTTTGGCTCTAGCTGCAGTGGGCTCATGATATTAATAAATctgcaaaatttatttaactcATGAGCTCAGTTTCGGTGCTATAATAATGCTATAAGTGATATTTATTgatgtaaatttattttatttatttttataatatgatgTAAAATCTTTTGTCTCAAGAAATATCATAATCTTAAAAATTATTCATAAAATCTAGAGAAGTTTATCCACGTTTTGCATGGACAATacttatacatttttataatagaaatattctttttaaaacgtTGAAAGAATCTatttaaacttaattaaaattaatataagtCAAAAGTTGGTTGAACACTTGAAACCTATACAAATTATGGATAATAGAAAAATTCAGGAACTCAAACCAGTTTTGTTTAATGGTCCCTCTCCCTCTTTTAGTGAACGTTGAAATGGCACGGTTTCTCTTCACTTGTTTTTCAAGATAGATGATACTTAACTAAATATactatttaaatatttttagtaatcTACATACGACTAGAATAGATTATCATCTAATTATTAAGTTCAAGATAACTGGAGTAATTTAGTTAAGTATAGTATCCCACAATCCtgtatattaaaattttaatatggAGTAATTTAGTTAAGTATAGTATCCCACTATCCCAAAGAACCAAACAATAGATGTAGATATCATAGTTTATACACAACGATTTAGTTTGATCCTTTAATATGGTTATATGGGTATACGTGTGtattattttaatgttgtGGCGGTTATAAGTTGTAGGATTATGAATCAGGATTAAACCTTTTGATGGAAGTTAGTTGTTCATCAAGCGAAAATCAGCATCTAAGTTCAAATACAATCCAGATTTTCTATGTCTAGCGAGTTCTCGTTGAACATAAAGTATAAGACCATCATTATTGATAGTTTCTTAGGTTAGTTCTTTCATAAAGTAGGTCTTAAATTTAATGttataattcaattaattgTTAAGAAtaactcttatataagagccAAATCTAATATTTCTTAGGTTAATTCTTAAATAAATTAGGtattaaatataatgttttaattcaattaatcTTAATTCTTAGATAAATTAAGTATTAAATctaatctaatattttttaggttaattcttaaataaattaggtattaaatataatgttttaattcaattaatcTTAATTCTTAGATAAATTAAGTATTAAATCTAACTGTTTgtcatatttgtttaaaattttatgtcatgtatgtttcaaattttatgagttgtaataattattaagttttttttaaaattataatgtttctaattttttttttcaattttttttttaagaactcAAGTTAAGAGTCCACCATTGCATATTGCCAAAATTTCAATCTCTTAACCAAATTcttaacttcaaaattttcaaaatcaattataaaaatattcataactATATTAAGATTATGCTAAGAAACTACCATTAATGACTTCATGTTCCAGAGACATGTAATAGtttttattgaaattaaaagaaaaaaacaatcacgATGAAACATGAACCTAGTCAAGAAAGACATCACTTATAcatcttcattgttttttttttgaataaaatgtgAAAAGAATGGAGTCTTTCAAAGTTGCGTCAAGTCACGCATATATATATCCACCATAATATCCAGTATATGTTATGACGTATGCATATGAAACAACTCTTATGAATCTACACatcattataattttaatttgaccAAATCTTAAACGTACTTTGTGAGAACCAATAAGAGACGTGAAAAATAACACTGAAGATACTAAATAAAcgtcttcttttccttttgggCTAACAAAAGGTAAAGATTCCGTGTGGTGcaccgttttttttttttgtaagttgaagtttgttttttggaaTAAGAAAGATATAATCGTAATTACCTAATCTTATGTCCTTAACAAGAACATAAATtccaagaagaaaagtttctttcaaccaaaaaaaagaaagataaaaactcATATAGCTAGGACGTCCCTTTCTAAATTTTCTACGAAAATCTACAATGTCCTTTTCTATGCGGGCTAACGTTTCGATGACCTATAATATCTACTAGGTATATATGTGGAAGGACGATTCGAAACCGCATATTTAAGGCTGTTTTGAAAGCTCCAAAATTAAATGTAGGCATCGAAAGGAAAAGGTGAAGAATGGGATCCATTagtttatatggtcaaagatacataaaaaagaaaagaaagataatgaTCGTCTTCTTCTGATCAAGTTTCCCAATTgctccttttcttttaacttgTTATGTGATGCTTTCTCTCGCATTATTGTCTACTAATGCTTTCCCCCGCATTATTGTATGCTAATGCTTTGGGCGGTCCTCATTTTAATACATATGGgctttgtcttttcttttaatactttttcttattattattttttatcaGAAGTTATACAATAATTACGAGACTTAATATTCTTTTAGCACAGAATTTTATGATCATCTATTTAGTGGAATTAGATTATTTATATTCTTCGAAATCATTAGAAATTTGAATTGGATTTGCTAGTAGATATCTTCGATTTTTGGCTTTAGTGTAAGTGTAACTATTCTGATGATATtagaaagtagaagaagataaaatctCTAATTTCTGGTCACGAGTTCGATAACCTGTTTTTTATTGGCTTTTTCTTTAGGTAGGAAGTTTTCATGATATTAAGCTACAATAATTCATCGTactcttctttgtttatttggaaATTAAAATACCACACACGAGCATTATATTCCACTTCTTTTAATTGTATAGTCTTACAAATTGTTAGGAATCTCAGTCTCACATATGATAAACATAAAGTACTATACCcttataacttataagaatTTTAATTGTTCTGTTTATCAGGTTTCCCTTTATCAGAAGAAAAGTGTATGGATGTTATTCAAATCTGGTTCTACCTTAGCGAAATATGGTTGTACTTATTCTACCTTTTATTCTGGTTCTGGTTCTTTACCTATTTGGCTTGATCGATACTTTTGTAATGACTCTAATTGattaatataattgttttgacgtaaaaaaaaaaaagttattcaAATCTGGTAAACCATATTGATCAATACAATTCTAATCGAAccgaatttttttaatcatatatataacaccaACCTTACTTGATTAGAAtgaatttattgttttatatgaaaacaaacaacctTAACGAAAACGACACCAGACCTATCCATAATATATTcacttttacttgttttttttttttttaaaccaaaaacaaagaaacatgaacCTAGTTGCGACTTGCGAGCCATATACGAAAATCGTAATGTTTGAGGTTACAGCTTATGCACACAGTCATCCAACGCCCACAAAGTTAAGTCATACGTGCTACAGCTTAAATATCTTTGCATCACGGGTTAGACTATGTAGATAAGAGTTGGACTTGGTGAGTGTTAATACTATAATCTAAAAGCAGAAAATGAAGTTACTAAATAAAGATGTAGGCAGGAAAATAGCAATAATTGCTAAttaaaaagatgagaaaagaagaagtgtgTGAGATTATGGAGAACAGATCTAAGTGAAGTAGTTGGTGATTGGTGGGAACATAATTACTTTGGAGTGTGTCTGTGTCTGTCTCAAATGTAAAATGGTGTAAGTCGACTCAGACATCAAGTCTTATCACCCACTTGTAGCTTTGTTTCTTCGGTGCGTTCTTCATCAGATTTAACTTCCTTGACCTATCTATAAATCACCACCCATAATCCTTTTTGCTAATAGATAATTGATAGTATTAATCATGACACAAGAGATTCTTCATAGAATATGTTGTTAACTAATCATGAGAGAAGCgcattcatattttttttttttatcatatctcatggattttttgttaaaagaataGAGATCTCATTTGGTTATTCGTGTTGAATATTAAGTTGATAAAACagaataaaaatgaaaaagaaaatggacaTTGTTTGAACTTTAAAAGTATATTGTGCTCACCTAAATGCTAATTAATAAAGATATATGGCTTGCTTTATTAATATGGAATCggcaaaaataaaagagaattaGGAATATATCAGAGACAATAGGCATCACTTacgacaaaaaagaaagaaagtaaaagagagCCCATTACAGATTTTGAAGACGTGCAAATAATTTCCAATCACATACCAAAAGATTTTTCAACAATCCTAACctgtcttctcttttttttctttctctttaattGTTTCTGAAACATCAGGTATGGTttagataataatatatagatatggtgatatatatatgtgtcgGTCACATTCGGGATTAAACGTTAGTGACGAAACTAAAGCAATGCAGAAGCACCATATCATAGAAAAGAACTTAATAGTGCATTTGTTTCTTCGCCATAGCGAGTTACGTTTAGTGTTTTAAGAACCACAAAATGCTGATTTTGCTTTGCTTGGGACGTTGCAGAAGGCTGGATAGCTTGGTTCATCATGATTGTTTGTGGCTAGCTATAAGtgcaagaaagaagaagttgggGTCacgattaaaacaaaaaaaaacaaaaaatgacaCAAATCGTAAGACGACTGTAAGTGATGTTGTTGGGATCAGATAAGTGATGTTGGAATCCACAATGCATCTTGGTAAGTGGATTGGGATTAGGGTAGGGTATGGACTAATATTGGTCAGATGTCAATTAACCCATGGAAAAAAGAATCCTTATACCTTTGTCATTTTACTACATTCCACACATATTTTCCTATTCACTACTTCGTTATACTACGAATagttaattttgttaatacaCAGTTTTATATACTCCAAGACATATACTTAGTAAAACTTAAGGTCCTCTACAAGTTGTTAGTCTAAGCGGCACTGGGCTTAAGTGTTCAACTCCATGATTGGTTAATGCATGGAAATAAGTATAAAGCTAAGGAGCTCATTGATAGAATCATACAAACCTAGGCCCTGACGTCAATATCTGCTAGACTTTGCTTGATATATCTTTAACAATTAAGAAGGAAACTTCCATCAAAGTCAGCCAATGGAATGGATCAACCCATTAGATATATATgctcacaaaaaaaaattgattccaTATTCAtttgcaaataaaaaatgaagtgACGTCTTAAAACTCACGTGAAAAATAAGCTGGAGAATACTACTACACATGGATGGAGAAGGTAGACAGTAGATATACTCTTTTGATATTGAATCAAATCTGCCTCTTGTTCCCTACTAGAAGAATCTTGTTGACATTGTTAGAAGCGTGCTGCTCAATGTTACGGATCGGATTCCTGATGTCTACTCACagtaataaaaaagaaaagaaaagaatgaatgTGATCTTAGTAGATAATATTTGCTAACTAATATGTAGaagtaagagaaaaaatagatCTGTTGcaaatgtaattttttgttgcaCAAGGCCTGAAATTGAACTAATTAAAACTGTGATCTAAAACTAAGAGTAAAGATAATAGTTTAGTTTAGAAAGATGATTCAACTGTGACTTGATACACAAGTAAAATGCCAATAGCTCCAATATGTAGTATGTTACGATAAGATCAAACCAGTTACGCGATATTTCCAGATTCCCACCATAATAAAGAAGGAACACATCCATAAAACAAACAGCTAAATAAAGgataaaaaagcaaaattaagTGGATAGATTCTTAGAGAATATCACAACTAAACATGTtgtgattataaaaaaaacggTCTTATCACAAATCTGATGCTTAATTCACTTCCCATCAAGCTGAATGGTCCATAACTTGAAATTAATATTGTCAACACGCAGTTCCACTAATAAGTGGAAATAGACAAAAACTTTGTCTCAAAGAAAGGAGAAGCAGAGAGTTTTTGCTCGTTGGCAAAAGCTGTGACTGTGATGAAGTGAAGGCTT
It encodes the following:
- the UMAMIT12 gene encoding nodulin MtN21 /EamA-like transporter family protein (nodulin MtN21 /EamA-like transporter family protein; LOCATED IN: membrane; EXPRESSED IN: 23 plant structures; EXPRESSED DURING: 13 growth stages; CONTAINS InterPro DOMAIN/s: Protein of unknown function DUF6, transmembrane (InterPro:IPR000620); BEST Arabidopsis thaliana protein match is: nodulin MtN21 /EamA-like transporter family protein (TAIR:AT2G37450.2); Has 3094 Blast hits to 3077 proteins in 704 species: Archae - 42; Bacteria - 1467; Metazoa - 3; Fungi - 4; Plants - 1230; Viruses - 0; Other Eukaryotes - 348 (source: NCBI BLink).) — translated: MEEVKKRDCMEKARPFISMVVLQVGLAGMDILSKAVLNKGMSNYVLVVYRHAVATIVMAPFAFYFDKKVRPKMTLMIFFKISLLGLLEPVIDQNLYYLGMKYTTATFATAMYNVLPAITFVLAYIFGLERVKLRCIRSTGKVVGTLATVGGAMIMTLVKGPVLDLFWTKGVSAHNTAGTDIHSAIKGAVLVTIGCFSYACFMILQAITLRTYPAELSLTAWICLMGTIEGTAVALVMEKGNPSAWAIGWDTKLLTATYSGIVCSALAYYVGGVVMKTRGPVFVTAFSPLCMIIVAIMSTIIFAEQMYLGRVLGAVVICAGLYLVIWGKGKDYKYNSTLQLDDESAQPKLELSGNGKDNVDHEVITISKQGEQRRTAVETV